A stretch of the Alnus glutinosa chromosome 6, dhAlnGlut1.1, whole genome shotgun sequence genome encodes the following:
- the LOC133871453 gene encoding uncharacterized protein LOC133871453 yields the protein MLLHHKIAITVISNCHKKIMKNANECTEGLAQQQTFNALVEQKFNDLIELLHNILQTQNAARPNRPPDDRERAHPPPAFSDRPDHRALGQDHRDDREDRRDRHDNREERWDQDDDFYSHHRDDRTIHTRAVRLDFPRFDGENPSAWTYKVNQFFNYYHTPLYQRIRMASFHMEGEALIWFQDADEAGQFPTWDAFTQALLTRFGLAYDDPMESLVKLRHSTTMAAYTAQFESLSNRLRGLSDQYQLSYFLNGLKDEIRLPLRMLAPRTPVATFGLAKLQEEYLTTGRKTFKSQSSSYSSSRPPSYGPQSASPSQLSDSFTSVFPLVPTLASWSSASLQLKCVSAAKRDSATTVRSGGIRLTSESGDDPVVEVLDPVEPVDEPIIQEIVQPEILFHAISGSIAPKTMRLIDWIRNHRVVILIDSGSTHNFNDLHSLPKLCLGELIPLQLKVRVANGDTLLSSGKCPSVTIRIRGAVITSEFYLLPLGGCDVVLGVESLRTLGPILWDFVVMTMQFSLNSCPVTLKGLSPTGLTIEDASHFLRSPALASKSFLLHFLSPVEDPAAHCPSGPIRELLQQFDQVFAEPTGLPPPRTQDHQILLKSDQPVSVRPYRYPYFQKSEIEKIVKDLLLSGNTIKDKYPIPVIDELLDELHGATIFSKLDLRSGYHQIRVKPADVPKTAFLTHEGHYEFLVMPFGLTNAPATFQALMNDIFKPCLRKFILAFFDDILVYSCSLEDHLVHLHSVLLVLKTNLLYAKSSKCRFGVSEIDYLGYYRKFIRGYGIISAPLTALLKKNSFLWTSEATVAFFWLKDAVTSLLVLRLPDFSQTFTIECDACAMGIGVVLMQEGRPIAFLSQALKGQALHLSTYEKELFSLVTTVQK from the exons ATGCTCTTACACCACAAAATAGCAATTACTGTCATTTCTAACTGCCACAAGAAAATTATGAAGAATGCAAATG agTGTACTGAAGGACTTGCTCAGCAGCAAACCTTTAATGCTTTGGTGGAACAGAAGTTTAATGACCTCATTGAGCTTCTTCATAACATTCTCCAAACTCAGAACGCTGCACGTCCAAACCGTCCACCTGACGACCGAGAGCGGGCCCATCCCCCACCTGCTTTTTCGGACCGCCCTGACCATCGGGCTCTTGGTCAGGACCATCGTGATGATAGGGAGGATCGCCGGGACCGTCATGACAACAGAGAGGAGCGTTGGGATCAAGACGATGATTTTTACAGTCATCATCGGGACGACCGGACTATTCACACCCGTGCTGTTCGTCTGGACTTTCCTCGCTTCGATGGTGAAAATCCGTCGGCTTGGACTTACAAGGTGAATCAGTTCTTCAATTATTATCATACTCCCTTGTATCAGCGCATCAGGATGGCTTCTTTCCATATGGAGGGTGAAGCCCTCATCTGGTTTCAAGACGCTGACGAAGCAGGTCAATTTCCTACGTGGGATGCGTTCACACAAGCTCTTCTCACCCGCTTTGGTCTGGCTTATGACGACCCTATGGAGTCCTTGGTGAAGTTGCGTCATTCCACCACTATGGCTGCATATACGGCACAATTCGAATCCCTTTCCAACCGCCTTCGTGGCCTCTCCGACCAATACCAGCTTAGCTATTTTCTCAACGGCCTCAAAGATGAGATTCGTCTTCCTTTGCGGATGCTAGCTCCACGCACTCCGGTTGCGACTTTTGGGCTTGCCAAACTACAAGAAGAATATCTTACTACTGGGCGTAAGACCTTCAAGTCTCAGAGTTCGTCTTACAGTTCTAGCAGGCCTCCCTCTTACGGTCCACAGTCGGCCTCTCCGAGCCAGTTAAGTGATTCCTTCACCTCAGTTTTTCCCCTTGTTCCAACCCTGGCGTCTTGGTCTAGCGCATCTCTCCAGCTCAAATGTGTGAGCGCCGCGAAAAGGGACTCTGCTACAACTGTGAGGAGCGGTGGCATTCGGCTCACAAGT GAATCGGGTGATGACCCTGTAGTGGAAGTTTTGGACCCTGTTGAACCAGTGGATGAGCCTATTATTCAAGAGATTGTACAACCTGAAATTttattccatgcaatttctGGTTCTATTGCTCCTAAAACTATGAGACTCATAGATTGGATTCGTAATCACCGGGTAGTCATTCTCATTGACTCCGGTAGTACCCATAATTTTAATGATTTACATTCTTTGCCTAAGCTGTGTTTGGGTGAACTTATTCCATTACAATTGAAAGTCCGGGTTGCAAATGGAGATACTCTTTTGAGTTCTGGCAAATGTCCTTCGGTCACTATTCGAATACGGGGGGCTGTCATCACTTCTGAATTTTATTTGTTACCATTAGGAGGGTGTGATGTAGTATTGGGTGTTGAATCGTTACGGACCTTGGGTCCAATCCTTTGGGATTTTGTTGTCATGACTATGCAGTTTAGTCTTAATTCTTGCCCGGTCACCCTTAAGGGTTTGAGCCCTACAGGATTAACCATAGAGGATGCTTCTCATTTTCTTCGATCCCCTGCATTGGCTTCCAAGAGTTTTCTCTTGCATTTCTTATCACCAGTTGAGGACCCTGCGGCCCACTGCCCCTCTGGTCCTATCCGGGAATTATTACAGCAATTTGATCAAGTATTTGCGGAACCTACGGGTCTTCCACCTCCGCGAACTCAGGACCACCAAATTTTACTGAAGTCCGACCAGCCAGTTAGTGTTAGACCTTATCGCTATCCATACTTTCAGAAGTCAGAAATTGAGAAGATTGTCAAGGATTTACTGCTGTCAGGG AATACCATCAAGGACAAATACCCCATTCCAGTTATTGATGAGCTGCTGGATGAGCTTCATGGGGCTACAATTTTTTCCAAACTTGACTTGCGTTCGGGTTACCATCAAATTCGAGTCAAACCGGCTGATGTTCCTAAAACGGCATTCCTCACTCATGAGGGGCATTACGAATTTCTTGTTATGCCTTTTGGCTTGACAAATGCCCCTGCAACCTTTCAGGCCTTAATGAACGACATATTCAAACCCTGCCTTCGGAAGTTCATCTTAGCATTCTTTGACGACATCTTGGTTTACAGTTGTTCTTTGGAAGATCATTTGGTTCACTTGCATTCTGTTTTGCTTGTCCTTAAGACTAATCTTCTTTATGCCAAAAGTTCAAAATGCAGGTTTGGTGTATCTGAGATTGACTATTTAG GCTACTACCGCAAATTTATCCGCGGTTATGGGATAATTTCTGCTCCCCTCACAGCCCTACTCAAGAAAAATTCCTTTCTTTGGACTTCTGAAGCCACTGTTGCCTTCTTTTGGCTTAAAGATGCTGTTACTTCTCTTCTAGTTTTACGCTTGCCGGATTTTTCCCAAACTTTCACCATCGAATGTGATGCGTGTGCAATGGGTATTGGAGTGGTTTTGATGCAAGAAGGCCGCCCTATAGCTTTCTTGAGTCAAGCTTTAAAGGGTCAAGCCTTACACCTTTCAACTTATGAGAAGGAGCTCTTTTCATTAGTCACCACTGTTCAAAAGTGA